One window from the genome of Roseomonas haemaphysalidis encodes:
- the pheT gene encoding phenylalanine--tRNA ligase subunit beta, whose protein sequence is MKFSLSWLKRHLETEATLAQILDCLNTIGLEVEGVEDRAAALAAFRIAHVLDAVQHPEADRLRVCTVDAGDGAAPRTIVCGAPNARAGMKTVLGLPGAVVPANGMVLKVGKIRGVESQGMMCSSRELGLGEEHDGIMDLPADAPVGMPYAAWAGLDDPVVEISVTPNRGDALAVRGVARDLAAAGLGTLKPLEHAPVAEAYPSPLRWTVENPADCPWVLGRAVRGVRNGPSPQWLQDKLSAIGLRPINALVDVTNWFTYDLGRPLHVFDVKKVAGDTLGIRRGREGESYLALNGKTVSVTPEDIVIADSEAVESLAGIMGGEHSGSDAGTTEVFIEAALFDPVRIALSGRRHELRSDARARFERGVDPALPPLALDAATAMIIELCGGEASTVASAGAEPDWRRTAHLRFERIAGLGGSAITPDQAVEGLERLGFAVEARDEAGVTVAVPPWRNDIAAPDAILAQNPELPAERARKAAEGCAVIEPECDLLEEVLRLRGLDAVPPVSLPVSSPVPRASLSPRQSRAVLARRVLASRGMLDCVSFGFMDGRVAALFGDTPAALRVENPIAADLDQMRPTPLASLATAAARNAARGFAEVALFEVGAAYRDASPTGQLAVAAGIRTGHTPRHWDTPARAVDAMDAKGDALAVLAALGVPMAAVTVTADAPGFFHPGRSGVVRQGPKVVLATFGELHPELRATLDLDGPAVGFEVFLDAIPDPKKRRKPAPELSAFQPLKRDFAFLVDASVPAENLVRAARGAERTLITDVALFDRFAGEKLPEGKVSLALEVTLQPREASLTEAEIEAVGAKVVAAVAKATGATLRG, encoded by the coding sequence ATGAAGTTTTCCCTGAGCTGGCTGAAGCGGCACCTCGAGACCGAGGCGACGCTCGCGCAGATCCTCGACTGCCTGAACACCATCGGCCTGGAAGTGGAGGGCGTGGAGGACCGCGCTGCGGCGCTCGCCGCCTTCCGCATCGCCCACGTGCTGGACGCCGTGCAGCACCCCGAGGCCGACCGGCTGCGCGTGTGCACCGTCGATGCGGGCGACGGCGCGGCCCCGCGCACCATCGTCTGCGGCGCGCCCAACGCGCGGGCTGGCATGAAGACCGTGCTGGGCCTGCCCGGCGCCGTGGTGCCCGCCAACGGCATGGTGCTGAAGGTCGGCAAGATCCGCGGCGTGGAAAGCCAGGGGATGATGTGCTCGTCCCGCGAGCTGGGACTCGGCGAGGAGCATGACGGCATCATGGACCTGCCGGCCGACGCGCCGGTGGGCATGCCCTACGCCGCCTGGGCCGGGCTGGACGACCCCGTCGTCGAGATCAGCGTCACCCCCAACCGGGGCGACGCGCTGGCGGTGCGCGGCGTGGCGCGAGACCTGGCGGCCGCCGGCCTCGGCACGCTGAAGCCGCTGGAGCACGCGCCGGTGGCGGAGGCCTATCCCTCGCCGCTGCGCTGGACGGTGGAGAACCCGGCGGACTGCCCCTGGGTGCTGGGGCGCGCCGTGCGCGGCGTGCGGAACGGCCCCTCCCCCCAGTGGCTGCAGGACAAGCTGTCCGCCATCGGGCTGCGGCCGATCAACGCGCTGGTCGACGTGACCAACTGGTTCACCTACGACCTCGGCCGCCCGCTGCACGTCTTCGACGTCAAGAAGGTGGCGGGCGACACGCTGGGCATCCGGCGCGGGCGCGAAGGCGAGAGCTACCTGGCGCTGAACGGCAAGACCGTGTCCGTGACGCCGGAGGACATCGTCATCGCCGACAGCGAGGCCGTGGAATCGCTGGCCGGCATCATGGGTGGCGAGCATTCGGGCTCGGATGCCGGCACCACCGAGGTGTTCATCGAGGCCGCGCTGTTCGACCCCGTGCGCATCGCGCTGTCCGGCCGCCGGCATGAGCTGCGCTCCGACGCCCGCGCCCGCTTCGAGCGCGGCGTGGACCCGGCGCTGCCGCCCCTGGCGTTGGACGCCGCCACCGCCATGATCATCGAGCTTTGCGGCGGCGAGGCCTCCACCGTCGCTTCCGCCGGCGCCGAGCCGGACTGGCGCCGCACCGCCCACCTGCGATTCGAGCGCATCGCCGGCCTCGGCGGCTCCGCCATCACGCCGGACCAGGCGGTGGAAGGGCTGGAGCGGCTCGGCTTCGCCGTCGAGGCGCGCGACGAGGCGGGCGTCACGGTGGCCGTGCCGCCCTGGCGCAACGACATCGCGGCGCCCGACGCCATTCTGGCGCAGAACCCGGAACTGCCCGCCGAGCGCGCCCGCAAGGCCGCCGAGGGCTGCGCCGTGATCGAGCCGGAATGCGACCTGCTGGAGGAGGTGCTGCGCCTGCGCGGGCTGGACGCCGTGCCGCCCGTGTCGCTGCCCGTGTCCTCCCCCGTGCCGCGCGCCAGCCTTTCGCCGCGCCAGTCGCGCGCCGTACTGGCGCGGCGCGTGCTGGCGTCGCGCGGCATGCTGGACTGCGTGTCCTTCGGCTTCATGGACGGGCGCGTGGCGGCACTGTTCGGCGACACGCCGGCCGCGCTGCGGGTGGAAAACCCCATCGCCGCCGACCTGGACCAGATGCGCCCGACGCCGCTGGCCAGCCTCGCCACCGCCGCCGCGCGCAACGCCGCGCGCGGCTTCGCGGAGGTGGCGCTGTTCGAGGTGGGCGCCGCCTACCGCGACGCCTCGCCCACCGGGCAGCTCGCTGTCGCGGCCGGGATTCGCACCGGCCACACCCCGCGCCACTGGGACACCCCCGCCCGCGCGGTGGATGCCATGGATGCCAAGGGCGACGCCCTGGCCGTGCTGGCCGCGCTCGGCGTGCCCATGGCCGCCGTGACGGTGACGGCCGACGCCCCGGGCTTCTTCCACCCCGGCCGCTCCGGCGTGGTGCGCCAGGGCCCCAAGGTGGTGCTGGCCACCTTCGGCGAGCTGCACCCCGAGCTGCGCGCGACGCTGGACCTCGACGGCCCGGCCGTGGGGTTCGAGGTGTTCCTGGACGCCATCCCCGACCCCAAGAAGCGCCGCAAGCCGGCGCCGGAGCTGTCGGCCTTCCAGCCGCTGAAGCGCGACTTCGCGTTCCTGGTGGATGCCTCCGTGCCGGCGGAGAATTTGGTGCGCGCGGCGCGCGGCGCCGAACGCACGCTGATCACCGACGTGGCGCTGTTCGACCGCTTCGCGGGCGAGAAGCTGCCGGAGGGCAAGGTGTCGCTGGCGCTGGAAGTGACGCTGCAGCCGCGCGAAGCCAGCCTGACGGAAGCCGAGATCGAGGCGGTCGGCGCCAAGGTGGTGGCGGCGGTGGCTAAGGCGACGGGAGCGACCCTGCGCGGGTGA
- the pheS gene encoding phenylalanine--tRNA ligase subunit alpha codes for MSDDLSKLQTETEAALAAAPDLRALDAVRVATLGKSGALTALLKGLGAVPPEERKARGAAVNAVKGVLEAAIEQRRATLEGAALQARLLAERLDVSLPPRPFPPAGADAGAIHPIARTVEELTAIFGAMGFAVAEGPDIEADWFNFGALNIPDHHPARQDHDTFYVPAGADGKRPVLRTHTSPVQIRTMITQEPPIRVIVPGRTWRADHDATHSPMFHQVEGLLIDRGITLGHLKGCLIDFLRAFFDISDLPVRFRSSYFPFTEPSMEVDIGWNRRTGELGKGSDWLEILGSGMVHPRVLANCGIDPREFQGFAFGMGIERITMLKHGIPDLRPFYESDVRWLRHYGTSPLSPATLAEGV; via the coding sequence ATGTCGGACGACCTTTCAAAGCTGCAGACTGAAACCGAGGCCGCGCTCGCCGCCGCCCCCGACCTCCGCGCGCTGGACGCCGTGCGGGTCGCGACGCTGGGCAAGAGCGGCGCGCTGACCGCGCTGCTGAAGGGCCTCGGCGCCGTGCCGCCGGAGGAGCGCAAGGCGCGCGGCGCCGCGGTGAATGCCGTCAAGGGCGTGCTGGAAGCGGCGATCGAGCAGCGCCGCGCCACGCTGGAAGGCGCCGCCCTGCAGGCGCGGCTGCTGGCCGAGCGGCTGGACGTGTCGCTGCCCCCCCGCCCCTTTCCGCCCGCCGGCGCCGATGCCGGCGCCATCCACCCCATCGCCCGCACGGTCGAGGAGCTGACGGCGATCTTCGGCGCCATGGGCTTTGCGGTGGCGGAGGGGCCGGACATCGAGGCCGACTGGTTTAACTTCGGCGCGCTGAACATCCCCGACCACCACCCGGCGCGGCAGGACCACGACACCTTCTATGTGCCCGCCGGCGCGGACGGGAAGCGCCCGGTGCTGCGCACCCACACCAGCCCCGTGCAGATCCGCACCATGATCACGCAAGAGCCGCCGATCCGCGTGATCGTGCCCGGCCGCACCTGGCGCGCCGACCACGACGCGACGCACAGCCCGATGTTCCACCAGGTGGAGGGGCTGCTGATCGACCGCGGCATCACGCTGGGCCACCTGAAGGGCTGCCTGATCGACTTCCTGCGCGCCTTCTTCGACATCTCCGACCTGCCGGTGCGCTTCCGCTCGTCGTACTTCCCGTTCACCGAGCCTTCCATGGAAGTGGACATCGGCTGGAACCGCAGGACGGGCGAGTTGGGCAAGGGCAGCGACTGGCTGGAAATCCTGGGCAGCGGCATGGTGCACCCGCGCGTGCTGGCCAATTGCGGCATCGACCCGCGCGAGTTCCAGGGCTTCGCCTTTGGCATGGGCATCGAGCGGATCACCATGCTCAAGCACGGCATCCCCGACCTGCGCCCCTTCTACGAGAGCGACGTGCGCTGGCTGCGCCACTACGGCACCAGCCCGCTGTCCCCCGCCACCCTGGCCGAAGGGGTCTGA
- the rplT gene encoding 50S ribosomal protein L20: MARVKRGVTAHARHKKILKLAKGYVGRSSTAYRPALERVEKALQYAYRDRRNKKRDFRGLWIQRINAATREHGLTYSKFIAGIKAANIEIDRKMLAAIAFDDAASFAALVEKAKAALPAKAAA, translated from the coding sequence ATGGCACGTGTTAAGCGCGGCGTTACCGCCCACGCCCGTCACAAGAAGATCCTCAAGCTCGCCAAGGGCTATGTGGGCCGTTCCTCCACCGCCTACCGCCCCGCGCTGGAGCGGGTCGAGAAGGCGCTGCAGTACGCCTACCGCGACCGCCGCAACAAGAAGCGCGACTTCCGGGGCCTCTGGATCCAGCGCATCAATGCCGCGACCCGCGAGCATGGCCTGACCTATTCGAAGTTCATCGCCGGCATCAAGGCGGCGAACATCGAGATCGACCGCAAGATGCTGGCCGCCATCGCCTTCGATGACGCCGCCTCCTTTGCCGCCCTGGTCGAGAAGGCCAAGGCGGCGCTGCCGGCCAAGGCCGCAGCGTAA
- the rpmI gene encoding 50S ribosomal protein L35 yields MPKMKTKSSVKKRFRLTATGLVKAGAGNKRHMLTAKTNKMKRQNRGSFIMDKQDGDTVKQWMPYGSAR; encoded by the coding sequence ATGCCCAAGATGAAGACGAAGTCGAGCGTCAAGAAGCGCTTCCGGCTGACGGCCACGGGCCTGGTCAAGGCTGGCGCCGGCAACAAGCGCCACATGCTGACCGCCAAGACCAACAAGATGAAGCGCCAGAATCGTGGCTCTTTCATCATGGACAAGCAGGACGGCGACACTGTGAAGCAGTGGATGCCCTACGGCTCGGCGCGTTAA
- a CDS encoding EamA family transporter, with translation MSAPDTGEHPSNATAAIGLTVLAGLLYVLGYAMSRDLVTRHGLSPLQVTFLRCAIILAAGIALAAWPGSRVSPSRLLHPARAWEQRAAAAALVISNALAVLAYSLLSVTAASALGFTAPLLLAVLGGLLLRERLSAGRVLGTLVGFAGMLLIVRPGGEAGLAGIAAAFAAALTYATYQILVRRLRAVATTTDTVLQVALVGSVALAVPVVAGWQPVSPPAAALALLVTAVQTAALACIAAALRRGEASRLAPWQFTGLLWAMLLDAVVGHAAPAPLALLGAALVILGGILAQRFGARPRP, from the coding sequence TTGAGCGCGCCGGACACCGGGGAACACCCCAGCAATGCGACCGCCGCCATCGGGCTCACGGTGCTGGCGGGGCTGCTCTACGTGCTGGGCTACGCCATGTCGCGCGACTTGGTCACGCGGCACGGGCTGAGCCCGCTGCAGGTCACCTTTCTGCGCTGCGCCATCATCCTCGCCGCCGGCATCGCGCTCGCCGCCTGGCCGGGCAGCCGCGTGTCGCCGTCCCGGCTGCTGCACCCCGCCCGGGCGTGGGAACAGCGGGCGGCGGCGGCGGCGCTGGTCATCTCCAACGCCCTGGCGGTGCTGGCCTATTCGCTGCTGTCCGTCACCGCCGCCTCCGCCCTCGGCTTCACGGCGCCGCTGCTGCTGGCGGTGCTGGGCGGGCTGTTGCTGCGCGAGCGGCTGTCGGCCGGGCGCGTGCTCGGCACCCTCGTGGGCTTCGCCGGCATGCTGCTGATCGTCCGCCCGGGCGGGGAGGCGGGACTGGCCGGCATCGCCGCCGCCTTCGCGGCCGCGCTGACCTATGCGACCTATCAGATCCTGGTCCGCCGCCTGCGCGCCGTCGCCACCACCACCGACACCGTGCTGCAGGTCGCGCTGGTGGGGTCCGTGGCGCTGGCCGTGCCGGTGGTGGCCGGCTGGCAGCCCGTCAGCCCGCCCGCCGCCGCGCTGGCGCTGCTGGTCACGGCCGTGCAGACCGCCGCCCTGGCCTGCATCGCGGCCGCCCTGCGGCGGGGCGAGGCCTCGCGCCTGGCGCCCTGGCAGTTCACCGGGCTGCTGTGGGCCATGCTGCTGGACGCCGTGGTGGGGCACGCGGCGCCGGCCCCCCTCGCGCTGCTGGGCGCCGCGCTGGTCATCCTGGGCGGCATTCTGGCGCAGCGGTTCGGCGCCCGCCCGCGCCCGTAG
- the dapF gene encoding diaminopimelate epimerase, with translation MIPFRKMHGLGNDFVVVDARKPETLGPLGVSPARAAAVADRHRGIGCDQFIVLEPTGPGADVFMRILNPDGSEAGACGNATRCVAQLLMAETGREQVTVRTLRGELPCERLPDGTIRADMGPPSLDWRDVPLARAVDTAHVPIDLGPVSDPAACSMGNPHLTFFVGDLDRIDWPALGRAAEHHPLLPERANIGFAQVIDTDHIRLGLWERGAGVTLACGSGACATLVNAHRRGLCGRRARIDLPGGTLQLEWRLDGHVLMAGPATTSFLGALDWAALGVA, from the coding sequence ATGATTCCGTTCCGCAAGATGCACGGCCTCGGCAACGACTTCGTGGTGGTCGATGCCCGCAAGCCGGAAACCCTGGGGCCGCTCGGCGTTTCCCCCGCCCGCGCGGCGGCGGTGGCCGACCGGCACCGCGGCATCGGCTGCGACCAGTTCATCGTGCTGGAGCCCACCGGCCCGGGCGCCGACGTGTTCATGCGCATCCTCAACCCCGACGGCTCCGAGGCCGGGGCCTGCGGCAACGCCACCCGCTGCGTCGCCCAGCTGCTGATGGCGGAAACCGGGCGCGAACAGGTGACGGTCCGCACCCTGCGCGGCGAGCTGCCCTGCGAAAGGCTGCCCGACGGCACCATCCGCGCCGACATGGGCCCGCCCAGCCTGGACTGGCGGGACGTGCCCCTGGCCCGCGCGGTGGACACCGCGCACGTGCCCATCGACCTCGGGCCGGTGTCCGACCCCGCCGCCTGCTCCATGGGCAACCCGCACCTGACCTTCTTCGTGGGCGACCTCGACCGCATCGACTGGCCGGCGCTGGGCCGCGCGGCGGAACACCACCCGCTGCTGCCGGAACGCGCCAACATCGGCTTCGCCCAGGTGATCGACACGGACCACATCCGCCTCGGGCTGTGGGAACGCGGCGCGGGGGTGACACTGGCCTGCGGCTCCGGCGCCTGCGCCACGCTGGTCAATGCCCACCGCCGGGGCCTGTGCGGCCGCCGCGCGCGCATCGACCTGCCGGGCGGCACCCTGCAGCTGGAATGGCGGCTGGACGGCCACGTGCTGATGGCCGGCCCCGCCACCACCAGCTTTCTGGGCGCGCTGGACTGGGCGGCGCTGGGCGTCGCATGA
- the mtaB gene encoding tRNA (N(6)-L-threonylcarbamoyladenosine(37)-C(2))-methylthiotransferase MtaB, translated as MSVEVLSFGCRLNAYESGAMRELAVGAGHAGTVLVNTCAVTAEAEKQAAQAIRRLARERPGVSVVVTGCAAQIAPARWSALPGVARVIGNADKLKPEAWALDAAPAPVSDIMAARGVAAYPVADFANRARALIEVQQGCNHRCTFCVIPYGRGPSRSAPVGAVVAQVRAALEAGCQEVVLTGVDIASYGPDLPGAPTLGQMARRLLALVPELPRLRLSSIDPAAIDDDLWRLLGNEPRLMPHLHLSLQHGHDLLLKRMKRRHSRADALAVAARARRLRPGIALGADLIAGFPTEGEAEFAATLDLVGEAGLQFLHVFPYSARPGTPAARMPQLPMAVRRERAARLRAAGAERAQQFYAARMGEEEAVLLEHPDRGHTEHFCPVRLAAPAGARGQVLRARVTGADARGLLAEAA; from the coding sequence ATGAGCGTCGAGGTCCTGTCCTTCGGCTGCCGCCTGAACGCCTATGAAAGCGGCGCCATGCGGGAGCTCGCGGTCGGCGCCGGCCATGCCGGCACCGTGCTGGTCAACACCTGCGCCGTCACGGCCGAGGCCGAGAAGCAGGCCGCCCAGGCCATCCGCCGCCTGGCGCGGGAACGGCCGGGCGTGTCCGTGGTGGTGACCGGCTGCGCCGCGCAGATCGCGCCCGCCCGCTGGAGCGCGCTGCCCGGCGTGGCGCGCGTGATCGGCAACGCGGACAAGCTGAAGCCCGAGGCCTGGGCGCTGGACGCCGCCCCCGCGCCGGTGTCCGACATCATGGCCGCGCGCGGCGTGGCGGCCTATCCGGTGGCGGATTTCGCCAACCGCGCGCGGGCCTTGATCGAGGTGCAGCAGGGCTGCAACCACCGCTGCACCTTTTGCGTCATCCCCTATGGCCGCGGCCCGTCCCGCTCGGCGCCGGTGGGCGCGGTGGTGGCGCAGGTGCGCGCGGCGCTGGAAGCCGGCTGCCAGGAGGTGGTGCTGACCGGCGTGGACATCGCCTCCTACGGCCCCGACCTGCCGGGCGCGCCGACGCTGGGCCAGATGGCCCGCCGCCTGCTGGCTCTGGTGCCGGAGCTGCCGCGCCTGCGCCTGTCCTCCATCGACCCGGCGGCGATCGACGACGACCTGTGGCGGCTGCTCGGCAACGAGCCGCGGCTGATGCCGCACCTGCACCTGTCGCTGCAGCACGGCCATGACCTGCTGCTCAAGCGCATGAAGCGCCGCCATTCCCGGGCCGATGCCCTGGCGGTCGCCGCCCGCGCCCGGCGGCTGCGCCCCGGCATCGCGCTGGGCGCCGACCTGATCGCCGGCTTTCCCACCGAGGGCGAGGCCGAGTTCGCCGCCACCCTGGATCTGGTGGGGGAGGCCGGGCTGCAGTTCCTGCACGTCTTTCCATACTCGGCCCGCCCGGGCACCCCGGCCGCGCGCATGCCGCAGCTGCCCATGGCCGTGCGGCGGGAACGCGCGGCCCGGCTGCGGGCCGCTGGCGCCGAGCGCGCCCAACAATTCTACGCTGCCCGGATGGGCGAGGAGGAAGCCGTGTTGCTGGAACATCCCGACCGGGGCCACACCGAACACTTCTGCCCGGTCCGTTTGGCGGCGCCCGCCGGCGCGCGCGGGCAGGTGCTGCGCGCGCGGGTGACCGGCGCCGACGCGCGCGGCCTCCTGGCCGAGGCGGCCTGA
- the ftsY gene encoding signal recognition particle-docking protein FtsY has protein sequence MTDGLTGLFTKRKLDDAALEELEEALIGADLGVPAASRIVANFRRTRFGKEVGDGEVREALAGEIAAILEPVARPLVLDAALRPHVVLVVGVNGVGKTTTIAKLGQQWREEGKSVTFVAGDTFRAAAVEQLQIWGARTGCDVVAPAKQGADAAGLAFDALTDARRKGTEVLLVDTAGRLHNKSALMEELRKVIRVMRRVDETAPHSVLLVLDATTGQNATQQCKVFSELVDVTGLVVTKLDGSAKGGIVVALAEEFALPVHAVGVGEKAADLRPFSARDFSRSLLGVE, from the coding sequence ATGACCGACGGCCTCACCGGGCTGTTCACCAAGCGCAAGCTGGACGACGCGGCGCTGGAGGAGCTGGAGGAGGCGCTGATCGGCGCCGACCTCGGCGTGCCCGCCGCCAGCCGCATCGTGGCGAACTTCCGCCGCACGCGCTTTGGCAAGGAGGTGGGCGACGGGGAGGTGCGCGAGGCGCTGGCCGGCGAGATCGCCGCCATTCTGGAACCGGTGGCCCGTCCCCTGGTGCTGGACGCCGCGCTGCGGCCGCATGTGGTGCTGGTGGTGGGCGTCAACGGCGTCGGCAAGACCACCACCATCGCCAAGCTGGGCCAGCAATGGCGGGAAGAAGGCAAGAGCGTCACCTTCGTGGCCGGCGACACCTTTCGCGCCGCCGCCGTGGAGCAGCTGCAGATCTGGGGCGCCCGCACCGGCTGCGACGTGGTGGCCCCCGCCAAGCAGGGCGCCGACGCCGCGGGGCTGGCCTTTGATGCCCTGACGGACGCCAGGCGCAAGGGCACCGAGGTGCTGCTGGTCGACACCGCCGGCCGGCTGCACAACAAGTCCGCGCTGATGGAGGAGCTGCGCAAGGTGATCCGCGTGATGCGCCGCGTGGACGAGACGGCGCCGCATTCCGTGCTGCTGGTGCTGGACGCCACGACCGGCCAGAACGCCACGCAGCAGTGCAAGGTGTTTTCCGAGCTGGTGGATGTCACCGGGCTGGTGGTCACCAAGCTCGACGGCTCGGCCAAGGGCGGCATCGTGGTGGCGCTGGCGGAGGAATTCGCGCTGCCGGTGCATGCGGTGGGCGTGGGCGAAAAGGCGGCGGACCTCAGGCCATTCTCGGCACGCGACTTTTCCCGTTCGCTGCTGGGCGTGGAATAG
- a CDS encoding PRC-barrel domain-containing protein: MFRKALLTAAALTALAAAPVALQAQTTSTTQNATRGVQIDASHLRAKQLMDRDVYSTDNVEIGEIEDLIVDPANGRVVNAIIEIETRLGFTSKYVAVPMNQLKLTPGERRVTVNMTRDQLRELPGVNYND, encoded by the coding sequence ATGTTCCGCAAGGCCCTTCTGACCGCCGCCGCCCTCACCGCCCTGGCCGCCGCCCCCGTGGCGCTGCAGGCGCAGACGACGTCCACCACGCAGAACGCCACGCGGGGCGTGCAGATCGATGCCAGCCACCTGCGCGCCAAGCAGCTGATGGACCGCGACGTGTACAGCACGGACAACGTGGAGATCGGCGAGATCGAGGACCTGATCGTCGATCCGGCGAATGGCCGCGTGGTCAACGCGATCATCGAGATCGAGACCCGCCTGGGCTTCACCAGCAAGTATGTCGCGGTGCCGATGAACCAGCTGAAGCTGACGCCGGGCGAGCGCCGCGTCACCGTCAACATGACGCGCGACCAGCTGCGCGAGCTGCCGGGCGTCAACTACAACGACTGA
- the trmB gene encoding tRNA (guanine(46)-N(7))-methyltransferase TrmB has protein sequence MTDDTPNDSPAVPDRLYGRRRGHPLRPRQQALLDVTLPRLLLPAEAAATNPAAAFPGPVEEVWLEVGFGGGEHSAAQVAAHPRAGLIAAEVFENGICSLLGKLVPEGGEADAPLPPNLRLWTEDARRLIRSLPEGSLSRLFLMFPDPWPKARHSKRRFVHPSIIAELARAIRPGGQWRIATDDPTYQDWVMAVMGGQDAFEQVSLDLRRPDGWPPTRYEAKALREGRQPMYWVWRRV, from the coding sequence ATGACCGACGACACCCCGAACGATTCCCCCGCCGTCCCCGACCGGCTGTATGGCCGCAGGCGCGGCCACCCGCTGCGGCCGCGCCAGCAGGCGCTGCTGGACGTGACGCTGCCGCGCCTGCTGTTGCCGGCCGAGGCCGCCGCCACGAACCCCGCCGCCGCCTTTCCCGGGCCGGTGGAGGAGGTGTGGCTGGAGGTCGGCTTCGGCGGCGGCGAGCACAGCGCGGCGCAGGTCGCCGCCCACCCGCGGGCCGGGCTGATCGCCGCGGAGGTGTTCGAGAACGGCATCTGCTCCCTGCTGGGCAAGCTGGTGCCGGAAGGCGGCGAGGCCGATGCCCCCCTGCCCCCCAACCTCCGGCTCTGGACGGAGGACGCGCGGCGGCTGATCCGCTCGCTGCCCGAGGGCAGCCTGTCGCGGCTGTTCCTGATGTTTCCCGACCCCTGGCCCAAGGCGCGGCACAGCAAGCGGCGCTTCGTGCACCCTTCCATCATCGCCGAGCTGGCGCGCGCCATCCGCCCCGGCGGGCAATGGCGCATCGCCACCGACGACCCGACCTACCAGGACTGGGTGATGGCGGTGATGGGCGGGCAGGACGCGTTCGAGCAGGTGTCGCTGGACCTGCGGCGCCCCGACGGCTGGCCGCCGACGCGCTACGAGGCCAAGGCGCTGCGCGAAGGGCGGCAGCCGATGTACTGGGTGTGGCGGCGCGTGTGA
- the metK gene encoding methionine adenosyltransferase — protein MRDKGEYLFTSESVSEGHPDKVADRISDTVLDAFLEADPYSRVACETLVTTNRIVLAGETRGPGSVTHELLAHLARMAVQDIGYDQEGFSWRNADIAVHLHAQSAHIAQGVDAAGNKDEGAGDQGIMFGYACTETPDLMPAPLYYSHLILRRISELRRSKDKTVAGLLPDAKSQVTLRYVDGKPVGVTSVVVSTQHEDGMSQDQVRELVRPIIATSLPDGWTVPEDELYVNPTGTFVIGGPDGDCGLTGRKIIVDTYGGAAPHGGGAFSGKDPTKVDRSAAYAARYVAKNVVAAGLAEKCTMQVSYAIGVAKPLSVYFDLHGTGRDVDEVKLAKTVNDMVNLSPRGIREHLHLNRPIYVPTSAYGHFGRTPDAELGTFTWEKTDLAAELKRAFGR, from the coding sequence ATGCGCGACAAGGGCGAATACCTGTTTACCTCGGAATCCGTTTCCGAAGGCCATCCCGACAAGGTCGCGGACCGCATCAGCGACACGGTGCTGGACGCGTTTCTGGAGGCTGACCCCTATTCCCGCGTCGCCTGCGAGACGCTGGTGACGACCAACCGCATCGTGCTGGCGGGCGAAACCCGCGGCCCGGGCAGCGTGACGCACGAGCTGCTGGCGCACCTGGCCCGCATGGCGGTGCAGGACATCGGCTACGACCAGGAAGGCTTCTCCTGGCGCAACGCCGACATTGCCGTGCACCTGCACGCGCAGTCCGCGCACATCGCCCAGGGCGTGGATGCCGCCGGCAACAAGGACGAGGGTGCCGGCGACCAGGGCATCATGTTCGGCTACGCCTGCACCGAAACGCCGGACCTGATGCCGGCGCCGCTGTACTACTCGCACCTGATCCTGCGCCGCATCAGCGAGCTGCGCCGCTCCAAGGACAAGACGGTCGCCGGCCTGTTGCCGGACGCCAAGTCCCAGGTGACGCTGCGCTACGTGGACGGCAAGCCGGTCGGCGTGACCTCGGTGGTGGTGTCCACCCAGCACGAGGATGGCATGAGCCAGGACCAGGTGCGCGAGCTGGTGCGGCCGATCATCGCCACCTCGCTGCCCGACGGCTGGACGGTGCCGGAGGACGAGCTCTACGTGAACCCGACCGGCACCTTCGTGATCGGCGGCCCGGACGGCGACTGCGGCCTGACGGGGCGCAAGATCATCGTGGACACCTACGGCGGCGCGGCGCCGCACGGCGGCGGCGCGTTCAGCGGCAAGGACCCCACCAAGGTGGACCGCTCGGCCGCCTATGCGGCGCGCTACGTGGCCAAGAACGTGGTGGCCGCGGGCCTGGCCGAGAAGTGCACCATGCAGGTTTCCTACGCCATTGGCGTGGCCAAGCCCCTGTCGGTGTATTTCGACCTGCACGGCACGGGCCGCGACGTGGACGAGGTGAAGCTCGCCAAGACCGTCAACGACATGGTCAACCTGTCGCCGCGCGGCATCCGCGAGCACCTGCACCTGAACCGGCCGATCTACGTGCCGACCTCCGCCTACGGCCATTTCGGCCGCACGCCGGATGCCGAGCTCGGCACCTTCACCTGGGAAAAGACGGATCTGGCGGCCGAGCTGAAGCGCGCCTTCGGCCGCTGA